Proteins from a genomic interval of Staphylococcus debuckii:
- the nhaC gene encoding Na+/H+ antiporter NhaC — protein sequence MKRKPTLLEAASTIIVMMILVIVGFVVFGIPVQPLLILSAAYAAVIAWRVGLRWKDLEEGITERLGTAMPTIYIILCVGIIVGTWMYSGTVPALIYYGLKLLNPNYFLVSAFIISAITSMATGTAWGSASTAGIALIAIAHQLNIDAGMAAGAIIAGAVFGDKLSPLSDTTNLAAMVTNVNIFSHIKAMLWTTIPASLVGIVVWFFAGMSHKSGADKSQINALLHQIEGVYHLNLSVWIPAIVIIACLLFRFSTVPAMLVSSVAAILVGTFNHHFKLADGFKAAFDGFKPDMITHNIHLNEKASTLLAQGGMMSMTQVIVTIFCGYAFAGIVEKSGCLTVMLDTIKDKVRSPGTLILVTIVSGLIMVLAAGVASVVIIVVGMLLYDMYDEMHLSRTNLSRTLEDSGTMIIPLIPWGTSGIYYTQQLGVDVYSYFIWTVPCYLCIVFALFYAFTGWTIKKVKSPEETHYTQHG from the coding sequence ATGAAGCGAAAACCAACTTTATTAGAAGCGGCTTCTACCATCATTGTAATGATGATTCTGGTAATAGTAGGGTTTGTAGTCTTTGGTATTCCAGTGCAACCGCTTCTCATCTTATCAGCTGCCTATGCAGCCGTTATCGCATGGCGAGTAGGTCTACGTTGGAAAGACTTAGAAGAAGGGATTACTGAAAGATTAGGGACAGCAATGCCTACCATTTATATTATTTTATGCGTAGGAATTATCGTTGGAACATGGATGTATTCTGGTACTGTACCAGCTTTAATCTATTATGGATTAAAATTATTGAATCCAAATTACTTTTTAGTTTCAGCATTTATTATTTCCGCTATTACATCAATGGCAACAGGAACAGCATGGGGGTCTGCATCTACAGCAGGAATTGCATTAATTGCGATTGCCCATCAATTAAATATTGATGCAGGGATGGCAGCTGGTGCAATTATCGCTGGAGCAGTATTCGGAGATAAATTATCACCGTTATCAGATACAACAAACTTAGCGGCTATGGTAACTAACGTCAATATTTTCTCGCATATCAAAGCGATGCTCTGGACCACGATACCTGCTTCATTAGTAGGGATTGTAGTGTGGTTCTTTGCAGGAATGAGTCATAAATCAGGCGCAGATAAGAGCCAAATCAATGCTTTGTTACATCAAATTGAAGGTGTATATCACTTGAATTTGAGTGTATGGATTCCGGCTATAGTAATCATCGCTTGTTTATTATTCCGATTCTCTACTGTGCCGGCGATGTTAGTATCAAGTGTTGCAGCGATACTTGTTGGCACATTTAACCATCATTTCAAACTTGCTGACGGCTTTAAAGCAGCATTTGATGGATTTAAACCAGATATGATTACCCATAATATCCATCTGAATGAAAAAGCATCAACCTTACTCGCACAAGGCGGTATGATGAGCATGACACAAGTTATTGTGACGATTTTCTGTGGTTATGCCTTTGCTGGTATAGTTGAAAAGTCAGGTTGTTTAACCGTAATGTTAGATACTATCAAAGATAAAGTGAGATCACCAGGTACTTTAATTTTAGTTACGATTGTTTCTGGTTTAATTATGGTATTAGCTGCTGGGGTTGCTTCAGTAGTAATTATCGTAGTAGGGATGCTACTTTATGATATGTATGATGAAATGCATTTATCAAGAACTAATCTTTCACGAACACTGGAAGATTCAGGTACAATGATTATTCCATTAATTCCATGGGGCACTTCAGGTATTTATTATACGCAACAACTCGGGGTAGATGTTTATTCTTACTTCATTTGGACAGTGCCATGTTACTTATGTATCGTATTTGCTTTATTTTATGCCTTTACCGGCTGGACAATCAAAAAAGTGAAATCACCAGAAGAAACACATTATACGCAGCATGGTTAA
- a CDS encoding DMT family transporter: MRWVKVILAGIVEIIWVNCIKNADSILSWGVTLIMIALSFALVISACKTLPVGTAYAIFVGIGTVGTVILDMAVYGDPFSFTKLFLLILLLIGILGLKLSTDNEESEGTS; the protein is encoded by the coding sequence GTGCGCTGGGTAAAAGTAATTTTAGCTGGCATCGTTGAAATTATCTGGGTCAATTGTATAAAAAATGCCGACTCCATTCTCAGTTGGGGTGTCACTTTGATAATGATTGCTTTAAGCTTCGCGCTCGTAATTTCAGCATGCAAAACCTTACCGGTCGGAACCGCTTATGCTATCTTTGTGGGCATCGGCACGGTTGGAACAGTGATTTTAGATATGGCCGTTTATGGAGACCCATTCAGCTTTACAAAGCTCTTTCTGCTCATCTTATTGCTGATCGGCATTTTAGGATTGAAACTTTCAACAGATAATGAAGAAAGTGAGGGAACTTCCTGA
- a CDS encoding DUF4870 domain-containing protein — protein sequence MTTNPEFEPVYDEVEKYEQFPTQDERLFASLIYILSFFTSIIGPLIIWLLKGSESEFVNRAGKNYFYSAISYAIWTVISIVLMIVLVGFITMAVIAIMSFVFTIIAAVKAYNGEDYLIPLSIPFFK from the coding sequence ATGACCACTAATCCAGAATTTGAACCTGTTTACGATGAAGTTGAAAAATATGAACAGTTTCCTACACAAGATGAACGTCTCTTTGCCAGTTTGATTTATATCTTAAGTTTTTTTACTTCCATTATCGGTCCTTTAATCATTTGGTTGCTTAAAGGTTCTGAATCTGAGTTTGTAAATAGAGCGGGTAAAAATTACTTCTATTCAGCAATTTCTTATGCCATATGGACTGTTATTTCTATAGTTTTGATGATCGTATTAGTTGGATTTATTACAATGGCTGTTATAGCTATTATGTCTTTTGTTTTTACTATTATTGCAGCCGTCAAAGCTTACAATGGCGAAGATTATTTAATTCCACTATCTATTCCTTTTTTCAAATAA
- a CDS encoding DMT family transporter, translating to MAWIYLLIAGCFEIIGVILLNELNRTGKKIFILYLGIAFIFSFSILSLAMRDIPMGTAYAIWTGIGTGGGTLISMIFYNESKNIWRIICIGLIVVSAVGLKLIS from the coding sequence ATGGCTTGGATCTATTTATTAATTGCTGGTTGCTTCGAAATTATTGGTGTCATATTGTTGAATGAGCTCAACCGTACTGGCAAAAAAATCTTTATCTTATACTTAGGCATCGCTTTTATTTTCAGTTTCAGTATTCTTTCCTTAGCGATGAGAGATATACCTATGGGAACTGCTTATGCCATTTGGACAGGTATCGGTACTGGCGGCGGCACTTTAATCAGTATGATTTTTTATAATGAATCTAAAAATATTTGGCGCATCATCTGTATTGGTCTCATAGTGGTTTCAGCAGTCGGTCTCAAACTGATTTCGTAA
- a CDS encoding NAD/NADP-dependent octopine/nopaline dehydrogenase family protein codes for MKIAIVGSGNGAVTAAVDMTNQGHEVKLYCRNASIEKFDKAIEQGGFHFHNEGEESFVNFTQVSDDIEEVISDAEIIQVIIPSTFIEYYARIMAPFINENQIVFFNMAAAMGSARFINVLEDEHIEVRPHFAEVNSLTYGTRVDFDNAVVDLSLNVKKLYFSSFYQDQLSDDFEKVEKIYPSIVKEENLWKTNLENGNPEVHPGPTLLNVGRIDYSGDFSLYKEGITKHTVRLLHAVELERLSLGRRLGFELQTAKEARIQRGYLERNDEDEPLNRLFNESPVFSQIPGPNKVKNRYLTEDIAYGLVLWSSLGREIGVETPNIDAIIVIASTILERDFFEEGLTIDELGREKIGLD; via the coding sequence ATGAAAATTGCAATTGTAGGTTCAGGGAATGGGGCAGTAACAGCAGCCGTAGATATGACCAATCAAGGTCATGAGGTTAAACTTTATTGTCGTAATGCCTCAATCGAAAAATTCGATAAAGCAATCGAACAAGGTGGCTTTCACTTTCATAATGAAGGCGAAGAAAGCTTTGTCAACTTTACACAAGTCAGTGATGATATCGAAGAAGTAATTTCAGATGCAGAAATTATTCAAGTCATTATTCCATCAACATTCATTGAATATTATGCACGCATCATGGCACCTTTCATTAATGAAAATCAGATTGTGTTCTTTAACATGGCTGCAGCTATGGGCTCTGCTCGTTTTATCAATGTATTAGAAGATGAACACATTGAAGTACGTCCTCATTTTGCTGAAGTAAATTCTTTAACATATGGGACACGTGTAGATTTCGATAATGCAGTCGTAGATTTATCATTGAATGTTAAAAAATTATACTTCTCTTCATTTTACCAAGATCAATTAAGCGATGACTTCGAAAAGGTTGAAAAAATTTATCCAAGTATTGTCAAAGAAGAAAATTTATGGAAAACCAATCTTGAAAACGGAAACCCTGAAGTGCATCCTGGTCCAACTTTATTAAATGTTGGCCGTATTGATTATTCAGGTGATTTCTCATTGTATAAAGAAGGGATCACTAAACATACTGTACGTCTATTGCACGCAGTTGAATTAGAGAGACTGTCTTTAGGACGCCGTTTAGGCTTCGAATTGCAAACTGCAAAGGAAGCACGTATTCAACGCGGATACTTAGAACGAAATGATGAAGATGAACCGTTAAATCGTTTATTTAATGAAAGTCCAGTATTCTCACAAATTCCGGGTCCTAATAAAGTTAAGAACCGTTATTTGACAGAAGATATTGCGTATGGATTAGTACTTTGGTCAAGTTTAGGGCGTGAAATAGGGGTTGAAACGCCTAATATTGATGCAATTATCGTCATTGCTTCAACTATCTTAGAACGTGATTTCTTTGAAGAAGGTTTAACAATTGATGAATTAGGACGTGAAAAAATCGGATTAGATTAA